A stretch of Falco rusticolus isolate bFalRus1 chromosome 2, bFalRus1.pri, whole genome shotgun sequence DNA encodes these proteins:
- the ANKRD49 gene encoding ankyrin repeat domain-containing protein 49 has translation MSKDKQIDEDDDDSEQFEDFTENFNQLELLETHRHLIPVGTQSCWSGQSDDDDDEQERSEEWYEMQEKKMEKNPEKLLLWAAENNRLSTVRRLLSEKLAPVNARDEDQYTPLHRAAYSGHLDVAHELVAQGADVHAQTVDGWTPLHSACKWNNTKVAAFLLQQGADINAQTNGLLTPLHIAAGNKNSRETLELLLMNRYVKPDLKNNLDETALDIARRTDVYHYLFEIVEDCINAVSP, from the exons ATGAGTAAAGACAAACAAATcgatgaagatgatgatgacaGCGAGCAGTTTGAGGACTTTACAGAGAATTTTAACCAACTTGAACTGCTGGAGACACACAGGCATTTGATTCCTGTAGGAACTCAGAGCTGTTGGTCAGGACAGTCTGACGATGACGATGATGAACAGGAAAGAAGTGAGGAATGGTAcgaaatgcaagaaaaaaaaatggaaaaaaatccagagaaattgctgctctgggcagctgaAAATAATCGG CTGAGTACAGTGAGGAGGctcctttctgaaaaactggCTCCAGTGAATGCTCGTGATGAAGATCAGTACACTCCTCTGCATCGAGCTGCCTACAGTGGGCACTTGGATGTTGCACATGAATTGGTTGCCCAAGGGGCAGACGTTCATGCGCAGACGGTGGATGGCTGGACACCTCTGCACAGCGCCTGTAAGTGGAACAACACAAAAGTGGCTGCGTTCTTACTTCAGCAGGGTGCAGACATCAACGCGCAGACAAATGGTTTGCTGACACCATTGCATATTGctgcaggaaacaaaaacagTAGAGAAACCCTTGAACTCTTGCTGATGAATCGCTATGTGAAACCAGATCTGAAAAACAACTTGGATGAAACTGCCCTTGACATTGCTAGGAGGACTGACGTATATCACTATCTTTTTGAAATCGTAGAAGACTGCATAAATGCTGTGTCCCCTTAA
- the C2H11orf97 gene encoding uncharacterized protein C11orf97 homolog has protein sequence MRAAREEQPVAAGGGQPWEKIAYVEPPRRVKEVIEEDLYFWKEACHTKHPAAVALDGICSVKKNFAIGSLKPVSQNRNSLLLQPQFYSRHAGMKNC, from the exons ATGAGGGCGGCGAGAGAGGAGCAGCCGGTGGCGGCCGGAGGCGGGCAGCCCT gggaaaaaattgcGTATGTTGAGCCACCTAGGAGAGTTAAAGAAGTAATTGAAGAAGATctttatttctggaaagaagCATGCCATACTAAACATCCAGCTGCAG TGGCTCTGGACGGGATTTGCAGTGTGAAAAAGAATTTTGCCATTGGAAGCCTGAAACCAGTgtcacagaacagaaacagtttACTTTTACAGCCTCAGTTCTACTCAAGGCATGCAGGAATGAAAA ATTGCTGA